In Pirellulales bacterium, one DNA window encodes the following:
- a CDS encoding DUF1501 domain-containing protein, which produces MLRVLGSQRTLCDRLSRREMLRAGGLGLAGLSLADLLRYEDAARASETPRPSSFGRAKSLILIHLYGSPCQLEWVDLKPHAPIEIRGELGGIPSTLPGCDVCELYPSMAKVMDRTTVIRSMSHPYPIHGVAYALTGVPTIDVAMEISPRDPKHWPFVGSVIEYVDSLRPRDGRPFDVPQNIALPFPFSSKRVGEVPRAGPYAAFLGEQYNPVWTNYVGTANRSTRMELGALRFNDPEPYVGLEPGSYFVVPSATSLQPGITLDRLDGRRTLLEQIDAGRATLERAVGDARLDRYQQMAFSLLQSDKLRNALDLRLEPERTREEYGHTLFGQSCLAARRLVEAGSRVVTVMWDEFGLAGHAWDTHYDQYRRLKEALAPGFDTAWHGLILDLERRGLLDDTLVVCTSEHGRTPQINSVAGRDHWSRVYATLVAGGGVKQGFVLGASDKHGGEVADRPVSPKDLLATIYHLLGIDHRLLIHDGLGRPLPLVDGEVVHEMLA; this is translated from the coding sequence ATGCTCCGCGTTCTTGGCTCACAGCGCACGCTCTGCGATCGGCTCTCGCGCCGCGAGATGCTGCGTGCCGGCGGCTTGGGACTGGCCGGACTATCGCTCGCCGATCTGTTGCGCTATGAGGACGCGGCGCGCGCGTCGGAGACGCCTCGGCCGAGCTCCTTCGGCCGCGCGAAGTCGTTGATCCTGATCCATCTCTATGGATCGCCCTGCCAGTTGGAATGGGTCGACCTCAAGCCCCACGCGCCGATCGAGATCCGCGGCGAGTTGGGGGGCATTCCTTCGACGCTCCCGGGTTGCGACGTGTGCGAGCTCTACCCATCGATGGCGAAGGTGATGGATCGCACGACGGTCATCCGCTCGATGTCGCACCCCTATCCCATCCACGGCGTGGCGTATGCGCTGACGGGCGTGCCGACGATCGACGTCGCCATGGAAATCAGTCCGCGCGATCCGAAGCACTGGCCCTTCGTCGGCTCGGTGATCGAATACGTCGATTCGCTCCGCCCGCGCGACGGCCGGCCGTTCGACGTGCCGCAGAATATCGCGCTGCCGTTTCCCTTCAGTAGCAAACGCGTGGGCGAAGTACCGCGGGCGGGCCCCTACGCCGCCTTCCTGGGCGAGCAGTACAACCCCGTCTGGACGAACTACGTCGGCACCGCCAACCGTTCGACACGGATGGAACTGGGCGCCCTGCGCTTCAACGATCCCGAGCCGTACGTCGGCCTGGAACCAGGCAGTTACTTCGTCGTGCCGTCGGCCACGTCGCTGCAGCCGGGCATCACGCTCGATCGGCTCGATGGCCGGCGCACGCTGCTCGAACAGATCGACGCAGGCCGTGCAACACTCGAACGGGCGGTTGGCGACGCGCGATTGGATCGCTATCAGCAGATGGCCTTCTCGCTCTTGCAGTCAGACAAGCTGCGCAACGCACTCGATTTGCGGCTCGAGCCGGAGCGCACGCGCGAGGAATACGGCCATACGCTGTTCGGGCAATCGTGTCTCGCCGCGCGGCGTCTGGTCGAAGCCGGCAGCCGCGTCGTCACCGTGATGTGGGACGAGTTCGGCCTGGCCGGCCACGCCTGGGATACGCACTACGATCAGTACCGCCGCCTGAAAGAGGCCCTCGCGCCGGGCTTCGACACGGCCTGGCACGGGTTGATCCTCGATCTCGAACGGCGCGGCCTGCTCGACGACACGCTCGTTGTCTGCACGAGCGAACATGGCCGCACGCCGCAGATCAACAGCGTCGCCGGGCGCGATCACTGGTCGCGCGTCTACGCCACGCTCGTGGCCGGCGGCGGCGTGAAGCAGGGCTTTGTCTTGGGCGCGTCGGATAAGCATGGGGGCGAAGTCGCCGACCGGCCCGTCAGCCCGAAGGACCTGCTCGCCACGATCTATCACCTGCTCGGCATCGACCACCGCCTGCTGATCCACGATGGTCTGGGAAGACCCTTGCCGCTGGTCGATGGCGAAGTGGTACACGAGATGCTGGCGTAA
- a CDS encoding DNA topoisomerase IV subunit A, translating to MAKRTNRNASAPATGSATKPKNGKLNPRDTKTRQDITRLADTVVAAAAKKKDPAVDIPTRSLSNVSFNKRKRFIELGKNTNRRHLFNLSQAKSYMQTILVASGCNQLIDQSKTTSIRGLYYLLKHTIEGTKEETFDDQSDCDPIIEDLEVTLNALREELHVYASNRGGLVGPITLIDSGDEIDCARMGSGGYNIPSIVEPEVIQFVKCSAKFILHVEKDTVWRRFNEDKFWREHNCLLTHGGGQPPRGVRRLLNRLHNELNLPVYCLLDNDPWGYYIYSVIKQGSINLAFESQRMAIPDAKYLGLRSRDFERCKLSNSVKINLDQNDIKRAKQIANYPWFKDKKPWQKEIELMLSNGFKLEVESLISKDISYVTEEYTPQRLADGDWLD from the coding sequence ATGGCCAAGCGTACGAATCGCAATGCCTCTGCTCCTGCCACGGGTTCGGCGACAAAACCGAAGAACGGGAAGCTCAATCCGCGCGATACGAAGACGCGGCAGGACATCACGCGTCTGGCCGACACCGTCGTGGCGGCGGCGGCCAAGAAAAAGGATCCCGCGGTCGATATCCCCACGCGCTCGCTCTCGAACGTCAGCTTCAACAAGCGCAAACGCTTCATCGAGTTGGGCAAGAACACGAACCGCCGGCACTTGTTCAATCTGTCGCAGGCCAAAAGCTACATGCAGACCATCCTCGTCGCCAGCGGCTGCAACCAGTTGATCGATCAGAGCAAGACGACCAGCATCCGAGGTCTCTACTACCTGCTGAAGCACACGATCGAAGGGACCAAGGAAGAGACGTTCGACGATCAATCCGATTGCGACCCGATCATCGAGGATCTGGAGGTGACGCTCAACGCCCTGCGCGAGGAACTGCACGTCTATGCCTCGAACCGCGGTGGGCTCGTCGGACCGATCACACTCATCGACAGCGGCGACGAGATCGACTGTGCCCGCATGGGCTCCGGAGGATATAACATTCCCTCGATCGTCGAACCCGAGGTGATTCAGTTCGTCAAATGCTCGGCCAAGTTCATCCTGCACGTCGAAAAGGACACGGTCTGGCGGCGCTTCAACGAGGACAAGTTCTGGCGCGAGCATAACTGTCTGCTCACGCACGGCGGTGGTCAGCCGCCTCGCGGTGTTCGACGATTGTTGAACCGGCTGCACAACGAGTTGAATCTGCCGGTCTATTGTCTTTTGGATAATGATCCCTGGGGCTACTACATCTACAGCGTGATCAAGCAGGGCTCGATCAATCTGGCGTTCGAGAGCCAGCGGATGGCCATTCCCGACGCCAAGTATCTCGGCCTGCGTAGCCGCGATTTCGAGCGTTGCAAGCTCTCGAACAGCGTGAAGATCAATCTCGACCAGAACGACATCAAGCGCGCCAAGCAGATCGCCAACTATCCCTGGTTCAAAGACAAGAAGCCGTGGCAGAAAGAGATCGAGCTGATGCTCTCGAACGGCTTCAAGCTCGAAGTCGAGTCGCTGATCTCGAAGGACATCAGCTACGTGACCGAAGAGTACACGCCCCAGCGACTGGCCGATGGCGACTGGCTCGATTGA
- a CDS encoding type II secretion system F family protein, with protein sequence MSTTFEYRARDNAGNLRQGSLEADSPEEATLRLKRDGLQVLKVTDADDAAAAAGGLFARRITRAEIIYTTSQLAIMVETGISLTMALGSIIEQEQNPTLRHLLDDIKASIESGEDFSSALARHPKYFDTTYVALVRASESTGTLGEMLERIAQYLRKDLETRSKVKSAMAYPCVMAIAAVNVTIFLLAYIFPKFTPLFAQKKMQLPMPTVVVLAISNALTNYWYLFVAGIALAIAGVVFGRHTDLGRKIIDWIKINTPAVGTLTRKVIISRSIRTLGAMLRGGVPMLESLELCAAVSGNYYYRELWNRVASEITTGSTLQKALAGTSLLPPTLVQMISSGEETGKLGFVLDRVSNYYDHEVETAVKAVTSLIEPIMITIMGGVVGGIGMALMLPIFKLSTSH encoded by the coding sequence ATGTCCACCACCTTCGAATACCGCGCACGCGACAACGCCGGCAACTTGCGGCAAGGTTCGCTCGAGGCCGACAGTCCCGAAGAGGCCACGCTGCGCCTCAAGCGCGATGGCTTGCAGGTGCTCAAGGTGACCGACGCCGACGATGCGGCCGCCGCGGCCGGGGGCTTGTTTGCGCGCCGCATCACCCGGGCCGAGATCATCTACACCACCAGCCAATTGGCGATCATGGTCGAGACCGGCATCTCGCTCACCATGGCGCTGGGCAGCATCATCGAGCAGGAGCAGAACCCCACGCTGCGGCACTTGCTCGACGACATCAAGGCGTCGATCGAATCGGGCGAGGACTTCTCGAGCGCGCTGGCGCGGCATCCCAAGTATTTCGACACGACCTACGTCGCGCTGGTCCGGGCGAGCGAATCGACCGGCACGCTGGGCGAAATGCTCGAGCGCATCGCGCAGTATCTGCGCAAGGACCTCGAGACACGCAGCAAGGTCAAGTCGGCGATGGCCTATCCCTGCGTGATGGCGATCGCCGCGGTCAACGTCACCATCTTTCTGCTGGCGTACATCTTTCCGAAGTTCACGCCGTTGTTCGCGCAGAAGAAGATGCAACTGCCCATGCCGACCGTGGTGGTGCTCGCCATCTCGAACGCCCTGACGAACTACTGGTATCTGTTCGTCGCGGGCATCGCGCTGGCGATTGCCGGCGTGGTATTCGGCCGCCACACCGACCTGGGGCGCAAGATCATCGACTGGATCAAGATCAACACGCCCGCGGTCGGTACGCTGACGCGTAAGGTGATTATCAGCCGCAGCATTCGCACCCTGGGAGCGATGCTCCGCGGCGGCGTGCCGATGCTCGAATCGCTCGAGCTATGCGCGGCGGTCTCGGGCAACTATTACTATCGCGAGCTGTGGAACCGCGTGGCCTCGGAAATCACCACGGGCAGCACCCTGCAGAAGGCGCTGGCCGGCACCTCTCTGTTGCCCCCGACGCTCGTGCAGATGATCTCGAGTGGTGAAGAGACCGGCAAGCTCGGGTTCGTGCTGGACCGCGTGAGCAACTACTACGACCACGAGGTCGAAACCGCCGTCAAGGCGGTCACCAGCCTGATCGAGCCGATCATGATCACGATCATGGGGGGCGTCGTGGGGGGCATCGGCATGGCCCTGATGCTCCCGATCTTCAAGCTGAGCACGTCGCACTAA
- a CDS encoding STAS domain-containing protein produces the protein MNLPTEIFGNVVVVHTPEELGRDQAEDFEQFVTTLSQQRVVVDLDNTELLDSQGLTALLEAQDKLYEAGGNIKVATTNPYNRKILEITRLDRQLEVFESVVDAVRSFR, from the coding sequence ATGAATCTTCCCACCGAAATTTTTGGCAACGTTGTCGTCGTCCATACGCCCGAGGAGCTCGGCCGCGATCAGGCCGAGGACTTCGAGCAGTTCGTAACGACGTTGTCGCAGCAGCGCGTGGTCGTCGACTTGGACAATACCGAGTTGCTCGACAGTCAGGGGCTGACGGCTCTGCTCGAGGCGCAAGACAAGCTGTACGAAGCGGGGGGCAACATCAAGGTGGCCACCACCAACCCGTACAACCGCAAGATCCTGGAGATCACGCGACTCGATCGCCAACTCGAAGTGTTCGAGAGCGTGGTCGACGCCGTGCGCAGCTTCCGCTAG
- the tadA gene encoding Flp pilus assembly complex ATPase component TadA, whose product MATTHERKMRLGDLLIDKGYLTNEQLQAALEKQREEGRNKLLGEILVEHEFCSEDHVLECLAVEYGVPYAKLEPRICDSRVVDVLPREFIEANLVLPLYKIRDTLTVALAEPSNLFLIDEIESLTQLKVQIVASSTKDIRRLVQTNLPDSKVFVIDDIIEDSDSADVTLIEEAIDDIGDVEEIAGQSPVIRLVNYIIFNAVKEGASDIHIEPAERCTRVRYRIDGRLYKSLEVPLHLLNAVTSRIKIMASLDISERRLPQDGRVHVLLESRPIDLRVSTFPMNRGEKTVMRVLDTRAVSLNLEDLGFAEDILTGFHENITAPNGIVLVTGPTGSGKSTTLYAALNAISSMENNVCTVEDPIEYHLPLINQFQVQEKVGLTFPRALRTLLRQDPDVIMVGEIRDEETARTAIQAALTGHLVFSTLHTNDACAAVTRLINMGVEPYLISAALNMVLAQRLVRRICSKCKETYDPPRQLRKAVERMGFQIDEFYRGVGCRKCRNTGFSGRIGIHELLVLNDEMRDAITANPSLATLHQMGRQLGMITLAYDGFRKAREGITTIEEVLQCAGAGSEPLDARPQLVESA is encoded by the coding sequence ATGGCTACCACGCACGAACGCAAGATGCGCCTGGGCGATCTGCTGATCGACAAGGGCTATCTAACGAACGAGCAATTGCAGGCGGCCCTCGAGAAGCAGCGCGAGGAGGGACGCAATAAGCTGCTGGGCGAGATCCTCGTCGAGCACGAGTTCTGCAGCGAAGACCACGTGCTCGAATGCCTGGCGGTCGAGTACGGCGTGCCCTATGCCAAGCTCGAGCCGCGGATCTGCGATTCGCGCGTGGTCGACGTGCTGCCGCGCGAGTTCATCGAGGCGAACCTCGTTCTGCCGCTGTACAAGATTCGCGATACGCTCACGGTCGCGCTGGCTGAGCCGTCGAACCTGTTCTTGATCGACGAGATCGAGAGCCTGACGCAGCTCAAGGTGCAGATCGTCGCCTCGTCGACGAAGGACATCCGCCGGCTCGTGCAGACGAACCTGCCCGACTCGAAGGTCTTCGTCATCGACGATATCATCGAGGACTCGGACAGCGCCGACGTCACGCTCATCGAAGAGGCGATCGACGACATCGGCGACGTCGAGGAGATCGCCGGACAATCGCCGGTCATTCGACTGGTCAACTACATCATCTTCAACGCCGTAAAGGAGGGGGCGAGCGACATCCACATCGAGCCGGCCGAGCGCTGCACGCGGGTGCGCTACCGCATCGACGGCCGCTTGTACAAGTCGCTCGAAGTGCCGCTGCACCTGCTCAACGCGGTGACCAGCCGCATCAAGATCATGGCCTCGCTCGACATCAGCGAGCGCCGCTTGCCGCAAGACGGCCGCGTCCACGTGCTGCTCGAGAGTCGTCCGATCGATCTGCGCGTCTCGACGTTCCCGATGAATCGGGGCGAAAAGACCGTGATGCGAGTGCTCGATACCCGCGCCGTGTCGTTGAATCTCGAAGACCTGGGATTCGCCGAGGACATTCTGACGGGCTTCCACGAGAACATCACCGCCCCCAACGGCATCGTACTCGTCACGGGTCCGACCGGTAGCGGCAAGTCGACGACGCTCTACGCCGCGCTGAACGCCATCAGCTCGATGGAGAACAACGTCTGCACGGTCGAGGATCCGATCGAATACCACCTGCCGCTAATCAATCAGTTCCAGGTGCAGGAGAAGGTGGGGCTTACCTTTCCGCGCGCCTTGCGCACGCTGTTGCGGCAAGACCCCGACGTCATCATGGTGGGCGAGATTCGCGACGAGGAGACCGCGCGCACGGCCATCCAGGCCGCGCTTACCGGGCACCTCGTGTTCAGCACGCTGCACACGAACGACGCCTGCGCCGCCGTCACACGCTTGATCAATATGGGGGTCGAACCCTACCTGATCAGTGCCGCGCTCAACATGGTGCTCGCGCAACGACTCGTGCGCCGTATCTGCTCGAAGTGCAAGGAAACCTACGATCCGCCGCGCCAATTGCGCAAGGCGGTCGAACGAATGGGCTTCCAGATCGACGAGTTCTACCGCGGGGTCGGCTGCCGCAAGTGCCGCAATACCGGCTTCAGCGGGCGTATCGGCATTCACGAGCTGCTCGTGCTCAACGACGAGATGCGAGACGCCATTACGGCCAATCCCTCGCTCGCCACGTTGCACCAGATGGGGCGGCAACTGGGCATGATCACGCTGGCCTACGACGGATTCCGCAAGGCGCGCGAGGGCATCACCACAATCGAAGAGGTGCTGCAGTGCGCGGGCGCAGGGAGCGAGCCGCTCGACGCCCGGCCGCAACTTGTGGAGAGCGCCTAA
- a CDS encoding DNA topoisomerase VI subunit B codes for MAASQRDISVSEFFAKNRHLLGFDNPRKALLTAIKEAVDNALDACEEAGILPEIWVHIVAGTGENRFKIGVQDNGPGILKKQIPLIFGKLLYGSKFHRLRMSRGQQGIGISAAGMYGLLTTGKPVKIMSKTSPRKPAHYYEIAIDTKKNQPEILNGKGEGVDIPPGAAGNAAIEKHGIEWVEVDHGTRVTIELEGRYQRGRGSVDEYLEQTAIANPHVTLHFQDPEGNKREFVRATDQLPREPKEIKPHPYGVELGMLVTMLKDAKGQTLSSFLSSSFSRVSSGVARRICEEAKLSTRASTTRIGRQEADRLYQAIQKTKIPAPTSDCISPIGEPLLLRGLRQVVPGEFYVAATRPPAVYRGNPFVIEVALAYGGTSGAQRVSLDQLTEMLAASDARTTRQFLASTFHGIGMEVASKVLKEADLGPRSTPSKLKTKEIARLHEALQSVNLDEGQSMNVLRYANRVPLQFQPAACAITQSVIANNWRSYGLSQSRSSLPSGPVTIMVHMASVWVPFTSESKEAVASYPEIQRELRLGLQAVGRKLGMYMRRRLKVRQEGERRNVFLRYLGEVATAVSSINQTDPKALYDQLLKVAHSKTAEADTQLDDTGKPIIETEEDDFGENVLIVDPSEVAPVGVTNTPASAAATTSPPEPSENGEAAPARKRRKK; via the coding sequence ATGGCCGCCAGCCAGCGCGACATCTCGGTCTCGGAGTTCTTCGCCAAGAATCGCCACCTGCTCGGCTTCGACAATCCCCGCAAGGCCCTGCTCACCGCCATCAAAGAGGCGGTCGACAACGCGCTCGACGCCTGTGAAGAGGCGGGCATCCTGCCCGAGATCTGGGTCCACATTGTCGCGGGCACCGGCGAGAACCGCTTCAAGATCGGCGTGCAGGACAACGGGCCGGGCATTCTCAAGAAGCAGATCCCGCTCATCTTCGGCAAGCTGCTCTACGGGTCGAAGTTCCACCGCCTGCGGATGAGCCGCGGCCAGCAGGGGATCGGCATTAGCGCCGCCGGCATGTACGGGCTGCTCACCACCGGCAAGCCCGTGAAGATCATGTCGAAGACCTCGCCCCGCAAACCGGCGCACTACTACGAGATCGCCATCGACACGAAGAAGAACCAGCCCGAGATTCTGAATGGCAAGGGAGAAGGGGTCGACATCCCGCCCGGCGCCGCCGGCAATGCCGCCATCGAGAAGCACGGCATCGAATGGGTCGAGGTCGATCACGGCACGCGCGTCACCATCGAGCTCGAAGGGCGTTACCAGCGAGGGCGCGGCAGCGTCGACGAGTATCTCGAGCAGACGGCCATCGCCAATCCCCATGTCACGCTCCACTTCCAAGATCCCGAAGGGAACAAACGCGAGTTTGTCCGCGCAACCGATCAACTGCCGCGCGAGCCGAAGGAAATCAAGCCGCATCCCTATGGCGTCGAGTTGGGCATGCTCGTCACGATGCTCAAGGATGCCAAGGGGCAGACGCTGTCGAGCTTTCTATCGTCGTCGTTTTCTCGGGTGAGCTCGGGCGTCGCGCGCCGCATCTGTGAGGAAGCGAAGCTCAGCACGCGCGCCAGCACGACGCGCATCGGCCGGCAAGAGGCCGATCGGCTCTATCAGGCCATTCAGAAAACGAAGATTCCGGCCCCGACCAGCGACTGCATCTCGCCGATCGGCGAGCCGCTGCTCTTGCGCGGCTTGCGGCAAGTGGTGCCCGGCGAGTTCTACGTCGCCGCCACGCGCCCGCCGGCCGTGTATCGAGGTAATCCGTTCGTCATTGAAGTGGCGCTCGCCTACGGCGGCACTTCGGGGGCGCAACGCGTTTCGCTCGATCAACTGACCGAGATGCTCGCGGCGAGCGATGCACGCACCACGCGGCAGTTTCTGGCCAGTACGTTCCACGGCATCGGCATGGAGGTGGCGAGCAAGGTGCTGAAGGAGGCCGATCTCGGTCCTCGTTCGACGCCCAGCAAGCTCAAGACGAAAGAGATCGCCAGGCTGCACGAGGCACTGCAGAGCGTGAACCTCGACGAAGGTCAGTCGATGAACGTGCTGCGCTACGCCAATCGCGTACCGCTGCAGTTCCAGCCAGCCGCCTGCGCGATTACGCAATCGGTCATCGCCAACAACTGGCGCAGCTATGGACTGAGCCAGTCGCGTAGTTCGCTGCCGAGTGGGCCGGTGACGATCATGGTTCACATGGCCAGCGTGTGGGTTCCTTTCACGAGCGAATCGAAGGAAGCGGTCGCCTCCTATCCCGAGATTCAGCGCGAGCTGCGCCTGGGATTGCAAGCCGTGGGACGCAAGCTCGGCATGTACATGCGGCGCCGCTTGAAGGTCCGCCAGGAAGGAGAACGCCGCAACGTCTTCCTGCGCTACCTGGGCGAGGTGGCGACCGCCGTGAGCAGCATCAATCAGACCGACCCCAAGGCGCTCTACGACCAACTGCTCAAGGTGGCGCACTCGAAAACGGCCGAGGCCGACACGCAGCTCGATGACACCGGCAAGCCGATCATCGAGACCGAGGAAGACGATTTCGGCGAGAACGTGTTGATCGTCGATCCGTCGGAAGTCGCTCCCGTGGGAGTGACCAATACGCCGGCGAGTGCCGCGGCGACAACCTCCCCGCCGGAACCCAGCGAGAATGGCGAGGCCGCCCCGGCTCGTAAGCGTCGGAAGAAGTAA
- a CDS encoding response regulator → MSGKRVLLCDDEIHILKAAEFKIRRAGYDVECVGDGEQAWESIQRRLPDVVVTDCQMPRLDGIGLCRRVRDHEHTRHLPMLMLTAKGYELSHEDIVEQLGVLRVVAKPFSPRELLQMVEEVLETGTLSPAHATSE, encoded by the coding sequence ATGTCGGGCAAACGCGTGCTCTTGTGCGACGACGAGATTCACATTCTCAAGGCCGCCGAGTTCAAGATCCGCCGCGCGGGTTATGACGTCGAGTGCGTGGGAGATGGCGAGCAGGCCTGGGAGTCGATTCAGCGCCGCTTGCCCGACGTGGTCGTCACCGATTGCCAGATGCCCCGCCTCGACGGCATTGGACTGTGCCGCCGCGTCCGCGACCACGAGCACACCCGGCACCTGCCGATGCTGATGCTCACCGCCAAGGGATACGAGCTGAGCCACGAGGACATCGTCGAGCAGTTGGGCGTGCTGCGCGTAGTGGCCAAGCCCTTCAGCCCGCGCGAACTGTTGCAAATGGTCGAAGAAGTCCTGGAGACGGGGACGCTGAGCCCCGCGCACGCGACTAGCGAATAA
- a CDS encoding PAS domain-containing protein yields MFCSASALAWAATWNFDPATWVERLALVGGTTLIAVGAVTWLMRCWTSERRLVAHYLHDLAHAAEDGSSGGPAAVDLPALLRRSVWGPSLEAISAGLAKCYDRTEAAEMARTALEIRIRRATEEQARTNQILAHLSDPVLVVDKYDELVLANDSASQLLHLDEKSTEQRAIHRLLECEKLVEVLTDTRRRPNATTRTEEIELCDEEGQARWYSVTASNMARSGETGESNIGGSAGAVAVLRDVTSQKASQKRHAEFVSAVSHEMKTPLAGIKAYVELLADGDAEDEETREEFLNVINSQADRLQRLIDNMLNLARIEAGVVKVDRQHRALNEILEEAASVVQPSAEKKHITLVTDLSPMYLGVLVDRDMLLQAAINLLSNAIKYTRDGGTVTLRSRMSDGEVQLEVEDTGVGLSPEDSRRVFEKFYRVKKDSDMAPGTGLGLALVKHIVEDVHNGKIEVTSQLGEGSTFVITLPSAGRLG; encoded by the coding sequence ATGTTTTGCAGTGCCAGTGCGCTGGCTTGGGCCGCCACGTGGAACTTCGACCCGGCGACTTGGGTCGAACGACTGGCGCTGGTCGGCGGCACGACCCTCATCGCCGTTGGGGCCGTGACCTGGTTGATGCGTTGCTGGACGTCCGAGCGCCGGCTCGTGGCGCATTACCTGCACGATCTGGCCCACGCCGCCGAGGATGGTTCGAGCGGCGGCCCGGCGGCGGTCGATCTGCCGGCGCTGTTGCGCCGCAGCGTCTGGGGGCCATCGCTCGAAGCGATCTCGGCGGGGCTGGCCAAGTGCTACGATCGCACCGAGGCGGCCGAGATGGCCCGCACGGCACTCGAAATCCGCATCCGCCGCGCGACCGAAGAACAAGCACGCACGAATCAGATTCTCGCCCACCTTTCCGATCCCGTGCTGGTGGTCGACAAGTACGACGAGCTCGTGCTGGCGAACGACAGCGCGTCGCAGTTGCTGCACCTGGACGAGAAGAGCACCGAGCAACGCGCGATCCATCGCCTGCTCGAGTGCGAGAAGCTCGTCGAGGTGTTGACCGACACGCGACGTCGGCCCAATGCCACCACGCGCACGGAAGAAATCGAGCTGTGCGACGAAGAAGGGCAGGCCCGCTGGTATAGCGTCACGGCGAGCAACATGGCCCGCTCGGGCGAGACGGGAGAGAGCAACATCGGCGGATCGGCCGGCGCCGTCGCCGTGTTGCGCGACGTCACGAGCCAGAAGGCCTCGCAGAAGCGGCACGCCGAGTTCGTCTCGGCCGTGAGCCACGAGATGAAGACGCCGCTGGCCGGCATCAAGGCCTACGTCGAGCTGCTCGCCGACGGGGACGCCGAAGACGAGGAAACCCGCGAAGAGTTTCTCAACGTTATCAACAGCCAGGCCGACCGGCTACAGCGGCTGATCGACAACATGCTCAACTTGGCGCGGATCGAAGCGGGGGTCGTGAAGGTCGACCGTCAGCACCGCGCCCTGAACGAGATCCTGGAAGAAGCGGCCAGCGTCGTCCAACCTTCGGCCGAAAAGAAACACATCACGCTCGTCACCGACCTCAGCCCCATGTACCTGGGGGTGCTGGTCGACCGCGACATGCTGCTGCAGGCGGCCATCAACCTGCTGTCGAACGCGATCAAGTACACGCGCGATGGGGGGACCGTCACGCTCCGCAGCCGCATGTCGGACGGCGAGGTGCAGCTCGAGGTCGAGGACACGGGCGTGGGGTTGAGCCCCGAAGATTCCCGTCGTGTCTTCGAAAAGTTCTACCGCGTGAAGAAAGACAGCGACATGGCGCCGGGCACGGGGCTGGGCCTGGCGCTCGTGAAGCACATCGTCGAGGACGTCCATAACGGCAAGATCGAGGTCACCAGCCAACTGGGCGAAGGCAGCACGTTTGTCATCACGCTGCCCAGCGCCGGCCGGCTCGGATAA